ATCTGCCTCTGACTCTGGTTACCTGTAGAGCGGTGTGGTGGTCTCACCCTTTTATTCTTTCATTAGTCCACATTGTAAAACCCAAGTTTGTTCATGAAGCCCATGCAGGACCTAAGGTATTCAGCACCGATGTAAGCGTGCAAGGTCATTTTGTTTCTTCCACAAATGTAGTAGTCCAAGCTAATGTGGCCTGTGAACTGCGATCTAACTGCACAGTATTGTATTTGCTCAGGTAAAAGGTTAGTTGATGCTATGAACATTCAGCTGCGATACCATAGAAATTAGGTCCATGCACTTATTTAGGGCTAGTGTGTTTGTATGTAGGACTATttcagaaaattatatatatatatatatatatatatatacacacacacacacacacacacacacacacacacacacacattccctaAATTAAACTAAAGCAGGGGAAACCAACATAAACAGCCTCACATGACTTAAATTAAGGAATTAAGGAAATCAATTTTGCTGACATATAATCTATGCGTTAACCGATTAAAAATGCGTTAACCTGTGCGTTAACCGATTAAAAATTAAGAACCACTCAATGATTGCAAAATTGCAAGGCAACAGAAAAGTTAAATTTACAGAACATGGagcttaaatatgttttacaataaaataagtatGGAACAAGTATCACTAGATATGTCTCATCTTCAAGATATCTTAGTGCCACCCAACTTTTTAAACTCTACTTTCATAGCCTTGGGTCCACCTTCCGTCTCCCCTCTCAAAAGTGATGTGCTTACCTGAACAGGATAAGCAGAGGTTGGCACATAGCGGATAACGAACCCACAGCGCCTCCGAGTGGACAGGTTGGGCTCACTGGCATGGACTGTCAGACCATCGTGGATCTAGGGTATAGGGGATTAGTGTGAGCAGAGCGCCCTCTTGTGCCGACAGGAGCCATGGCAATGCTTAGAATTTCTTGTGAATGTAACTATTTTTTATTGAGTATCCAACacttataacatttaaaaaatacataaaaaaaaaaaaagtttaataatctTGAATGGTGGAGTTTGGGACATTATTTAGTGTATATGATCTCCTGTTTCAACATAGAACACTTTGAAATTTCTGAAAGATGTCCTTTTATGGTTGTGACAGCCCTTTTTGAAAGTGAAGGCCAAAATTACAAAGCATACATGTGTATTTGTTGTTCCTGAGACGTTAAGCTTTCTTTTGATACCACATGCATAAATATATACGAAAACTCAAATATTCAAAAGCACAACAACACTCTTCAAGTACAATTTCACTGAGCCAGCCCACTTCTCAGGGGTTATTGGGTACATAGAGGTTACTTACAGACATTTGTCCTGCCTGTAGAGGGCACTCCACAGCCTCACTCGTGTTGAGGAGGTGTTCTGGGATCTCCTGATTGGCTGTCAGCATGTTCCCTGGGTTGGATGAGGTGATGTGGGGGAGAAGACCTTGATGGTGACTTCCTAAAAGATATTATGGAATTAAGTTTCATTTAAAGGCATTGAAATTGCTTAAAATGAACACCAGTTTGTGTACCATTACAGTTGATCGGTTAGACTGCAGTTTAAGATTCAGTCATAAAATCTAAAAACATGCCATTCAAAATGTTgatgaaaaatatgtttattttaatttgttaaccAGGAATTTAAAGACCCCGGCAGCTAtagagataaataaatataaggaatgtttaaatgtgaaataGCAGCAAGATACATCTAAATAAGTAGCAATATACAATAAATGCAAGAAGGTGAGAGTTGCAGTACCTGGGATGACCTGCAGGACTCCATTCTCTTGGTCTACGTCGTCCAGGGCCAGCCACACCGAAGCCACTGAACCCCCCTCAAAACCCCAGTACCTGCCGTTCAAAATCACACTCAGGGTCAGTGATGATTTAAGCATCATCTCCACAACCACAAGACTCCCCCCCCAGCATCATTGCATTAACGAGCCCCCTTGAGGTCCAGTGCTTGTGTAATTAGTGCAGTCACTGAGTTTGTACTAAATTATCAACctcttattttcttgttttacctttaaaaagtATTAGATTAAGTCTAATGCCAGACAAACTTGCACTGTGAACTGTGATAAAAAAGACAAGAtcaacacaatgaaaaaaaaaagctgtatagtCTTACACAGGGACTTTTGTTTATGGAGACATTTAAGCAAAGGTGCAATAAACAGGATTGCTATAAAGAAACCCCTTAATGCTTTGTGGCCATAACTTTTAAAGTGAATTTGGAAAGAAGTTTGTGAAGGGAAGGGAAGTGGTTGCATTTGCCTTTATACATAATGTACAAAATCTCCCTCTGGTGGGCATGAAAAAACATTGTAGGCCAATTATTACTATACTTAATAAACTTCATTCCacgttactttaaaaaatgatggCCATAAAATAACCTTGTAGAGTatatatgtgtttaaaatgaggcATTTGCACCATAAtaaattttattaatatttttctacACTACTGACCTGATGTCCTGGTGCCAGGCAACAAAAGGAAGCCCGTGATTATGCTGACCTCCACAGGGGGCGCTCTGATATTGCAATTCCCCACAGAGagtgctgctgttctgtttttttccacAGGCAGCTGAGGGGCTCTTCTGTTTGGTCGGGTATTTGCATATGAAGCGTGAATCAAGGAGGATGACGTTGGGTCCCAGGATCCCCTTGATTAGCTCCAGCAC
This window of the Polyodon spathula isolate WHYD16114869_AA chromosome 7, ASM1765450v1, whole genome shotgun sequence genome carries:
- the LOC121318736 gene encoding probable alpha-ketoglutarate-dependent hypophosphite dioxygenase isoform X1, whose amino-acid sequence is MRTSLTELCATYCDRGFVTGVPVLDTEELERATEGFSRLEREFGLEYTQYSLHNVHLKYRWVMSLATHPKVLELIKGILGPNVILLDSRFICKYPTKQKSPSAACGKKQNSSTLCGELQYQSAPCGGQHNHGLPFVAWHQDIRYWGFEGGSVASVWLALDDVDQENGVLQVIPGSHHQGLLPHITSSNPGNMLTANQEIPEHLLNTSEAVECPLQAGQMSIHDGLTVHASEPNLSTRRRCGFVIRYVPTSAYPVQDPDRPRTFNATVLVSGVDEYHHFPNSAPSLQ
- the LOC121318736 gene encoding probable alpha-ketoglutarate-dependent hypophosphite dioxygenase isoform X2 gives rise to the protein MRTSLTELCATYCDRGFVTGVPVLDTEELERATEGFSRLEREFGLEYTQYSLHNVHLKYRWVMSLATHPKVLELIKGILGPNVILLDSRFICKYPTKQKSPSAACGKKQNSSTLCGELQYQSAPCGGQHNHGLPFVAWHQDIRYWGFEGGSVASVWLALDDVDQENGVLQVIPGSHHQGLLPHITSSNPGNMLTANQEIPEHLLNTSEAVECPLQAGQMSIHDGLTVHASEPNLSTRRRCGFVIRYVPTSAYPVQPRTLE